Part of the Meiothermus cerbereus DSM 11376 genome, GGGTCCACCCGGAAACGGTGCGGGGCTGGATCCGCTCGGGCAAGCTCCCCGCCCAGAAGGTGGGGCACCTATGGCGCATTCCCTGGGAGGAGGCCGCCCGGCTCGCGGGGAGCGAGGCACGGCTGGAAAAGGCCCTGAAGGAGGGGAGGGGATGAGGGTGGTGGCGGTGCTCAACGGCAAGGGCGGGG contains:
- a CDS encoding helix-turn-helix domain-containing protein; the encoded protein is MSKPVFLAPEELASALRVHPETVRGWIRSGKLPAQKVGHLWRIPWEEAARLAGSEARLEKALKEGRG